Proteins from a single region of Desulfolutivibrio sulfoxidireducens:
- a CDS encoding STAS domain-containing protein — MEKLTVQRGKTAVLLKYDGEMTLEVIPELKRNLDAELAVDKVAAVILDLSCVDFMDSSGIGFLVSVNTRMRSIGKDLYLSRLSSNARKTLNLVQLLTYFKVIETDQDLAALLP; from the coding sequence GTGGAAAAGCTGACTGTGCAGCGCGGGAAAACCGCAGTGCTGCTGAAATACGACGGCGAGATGACCCTGGAGGTCATTCCGGAGCTCAAGCGGAATCTGGACGCGGAATTGGCCGTGGACAAGGTGGCCGCCGTGATCCTGGACCTGTCGTGCGTGGACTTCATGGACAGTTCGGGCATCGGGTTTCTGGTGTCCGTCAACACCCGCATGCGCAGCATCGGCAAGGATCTCTACCTCAGCCGGCTCAGCTCCAATGCCCGCAAGACCCTTAACCTGGTGCAGCTTTTGACCTATTTCAAGGTGATCGAAACAGACCAAGACCTGGCGGCGCTTTTGCCCTGA
- the ispH gene encoding 4-hydroxy-3-methylbut-2-enyl diphosphate reductase, producing MEILRAETAGFCMGVDLALRKLEAILREADQHGPIHTLGPIIHNPQVMAEYAERGVLRTDDPEDVAPGSTVVIRAHGVPRSVRESLATRGVRVMDATCPRVRTAQRLIAKQAEKGRILLLFGEQDHPEVKGLLSHASAGAFVFDSPERLKEMDLPAGPEFFLAAQTTQDREEFTIIQDLLKNRLDRDFPVLSTICDATMKRQQEAIELAGLVDYMVVVGGFESGNTRRLAQVARSAGASCVHVETADQLPLNELRAFGRIGLTAGASTPKKIIDRVHSVLASL from the coding sequence ATGGAGATCCTGCGGGCCGAGACGGCCGGATTCTGCATGGGCGTGGACCTGGCCCTGCGCAAGCTGGAGGCCATCCTGCGGGAGGCGGACCAGCACGGTCCCATCCATACCCTGGGGCCCATCATCCACAACCCCCAGGTCATGGCCGAGTATGCCGAGCGCGGCGTGCTGCGAACGGACGATCCCGAGGACGTGGCCCCGGGCTCCACAGTGGTCATCAGGGCGCACGGGGTGCCCCGAAGCGTCAGGGAGTCGCTGGCGACCCGGGGTGTGCGGGTGATGGACGCCACCTGTCCGAGGGTGCGCACGGCCCAGAGGCTCATCGCCAAACAGGCCGAAAAGGGCCGCATCCTGCTTTTATTCGGCGAACAGGACCATCCCGAGGTCAAGGGGCTCTTGAGCCACGCCTCGGCCGGGGCGTTTGTCTTCGACTCCCCGGAGCGCCTCAAGGAGATGGACCTGCCGGCCGGCCCGGAATTTTTCCTGGCCGCCCAGACCACCCAGGACCGGGAGGAATTCACGATCATCCAGGACCTGCTCAAAAACAGGCTCGACCGGGACTTCCCGGTGCTCTCCACCATCTGCGACGCAACCATGAAGCGGCAGCAGGAGGCCATCGAACTGGCCGGACTGGTGGACTACATGGTGGTGGTGGGCGGCTTCGAGAGCGGCAACACCCGCCGGCTGGCCCAGGTGGCGCGTTCCGCCGGCGCGTCGTGCGTGCATGTGGAGACGGCGGACCAGCTCCCGTTGAACGAGTTACGCGCGTTCGGCAGAATCGGCTTGACAGCCGGGGCATCAACGCCGAAAAAAATAATTGATCGCGTCCACTCCGTCTTGGCGTCGCTTTAG
- a CDS encoding ATP-binding protein — translation MISRTFRATSLPEQSRGLAKEVVGFLNEYISDSNILHDLDIMLTEACANVVRHAYGGVEGVLEVRLRVEPGVFVDLEIVDWGRGFGDGARFENPGPESEGGRGLFIISMLSDVVEVRTDGLENIVAIRKQIGKNAWKS, via the coding sequence ATGATAAGCCGCACGTTTCGCGCCACCTCCCTCCCGGAACAAAGTCGGGGATTGGCCAAGGAAGTTGTCGGCTTCCTGAACGAATACATCTCGGATTCGAACATCCTGCATGATCTGGACATCATGCTCACCGAGGCCTGCGCCAATGTGGTGCGGCACGCCTACGGCGGCGTCGAGGGCGTCCTGGAGGTGCGGCTTCGCGTCGAGCCCGGGGTTTTCGTGGACCTGGAGATCGTGGATTGGGGGCGCGGCTTCGGCGATGGCGCGCGTTTTGAGAATCCCGGTCCCGAGTCCGAGGGCGGTCGGGGGCTTTTTATCATCTCCATGCTTTCCGACGTCGTGGAGGTCAGGACCGATGGCCTGGAAAACATCGTGGCCATCCGAAAACAGATAGGAAAAAACGCGTGGAAAAGCTGA
- a CDS encoding glycosyltransferase family 2 protein has translation MDVFSTASTVPETLRRVLIAGGDGRPELERAATLAESLARESASPGERAPAGDDLARLARDLRLAVFEADPLDGRGAGAVLALDAVTPFLDRPRRELARAVSALDAPPADTRYLVRLLERREHDKTLAYLESRRAEEPRNLFWTRQLAGLALAAGDSQAAVRAASRLRRPPFGMLASLADLIEGDAAFLRQDDEAAERLWAGCPLAVARARRAEALVRLDRRDEAISLMRHDLAERPWNIATLLRLHDVARGIDRATATLQCGLALLLYTFNKAADLDHTLAGLYRADLSFAPGARIVVLDNGSTDATPDVLAAWADRLGPGLFERVDLPVNIGAPAARNWLMRHRAAREAAWLAFLDDDADPPPEFIGRLAAAATAYPGAGVYGCRVVDAGNPSHIQSADLFLEPLPQVPGAPPFSRGFEISRAHLHALDMGRFDYLRPCASVTGCCHLFAATTLREVGDFDIRLSPSQYDDLDHDLRGLLKNRVPIYQGHLRVAHRKQTGSQGRPGGRHYAAGFANQFKLHQFHSSEEFETMARAAFDAAFRDACSKRAWLGER, from the coding sequence ATGGACGTCTTTTCCACCGCCTCAACCGTTCCCGAAACCCTGCGACGCGTTCTGATCGCTGGCGGCGACGGCCGGCCGGAACTCGAACGGGCCGCCACCCTGGCCGAGTCCCTGGCCCGCGAATCCGCCAGCCCAGGGGAGCGGGCCCCGGCCGGGGATGACCTCGCCCGGCTGGCCCGCGACCTGCGGCTGGCCGTCTTCGAGGCCGATCCCCTGGACGGTCGCGGGGCCGGGGCCGTGTTGGCCCTGGACGCGGTTACCCCCTTTCTGGACCGGCCGCGTCGTGAGCTGGCCCGGGCCGTGTCGGCCCTGGACGCGCCCCCGGCCGACACCCGTTATCTCGTCAGGCTCCTGGAACGCCGCGAGCACGACAAGACCCTGGCCTATCTCGAATCACGCCGTGCGGAAGAGCCGCGTAACCTGTTCTGGACGCGGCAACTCGCCGGACTGGCCCTGGCCGCGGGGGATTCACAGGCCGCTGTCCGGGCCGCGTCCCGCCTGCGGCGGCCGCCCTTCGGCATGCTGGCCTCCCTGGCGGACCTGATCGAGGGCGACGCGGCCTTCCTGCGCCAAGACGACGAGGCGGCCGAGCGCCTCTGGGCCGGCTGCCCCCTGGCCGTGGCCCGGGCCAGACGGGCCGAGGCCCTGGTCCGACTCGACCGCCGAGACGAGGCCATCTCCCTCATGCGCCATGACCTCGCCGAACGCCCCTGGAACATCGCGACGCTGCTTCGCCTGCATGATGTGGCCCGTGGCATCGACCGGGCCACGGCCACCCTTCAGTGCGGCCTGGCCCTTTTGCTTTACACCTTCAACAAGGCCGCCGATCTTGACCATACCCTGGCCGGCCTGTACCGCGCCGACCTGTCCTTCGCTCCGGGAGCGCGGATCGTGGTTTTGGACAACGGGTCCACCGACGCCACCCCGGACGTCCTTGCCGCCTGGGCGGACCGCCTGGGACCGGGGCTTTTCGAACGCGTCGATCTGCCGGTCAACATCGGGGCCCCGGCGGCCAGAAACTGGCTCATGCGCCACCGGGCCGCACGGGAGGCCGCCTGGCTCGCCTTCCTCGACGACGACGCCGATCCGCCTCCGGAGTTTATCGGCCGACTCGCCGCGGCCGCGACGGCCTACCCCGGGGCCGGGGTCTACGGCTGCCGCGTCGTGGACGCGGGCAACCCCTCCCATATCCAAAGCGCCGACCTCTTCCTCGAACCCCTTCCCCAGGTCCCTGGCGCGCCCCCCTTTTCCCGGGGCTTCGAGATCTCCCGCGCCCACCTGCACGCCCTGGATATGGGACGTTTCGACTACCTGCGGCCCTGCGCCTCGGTCACCGGCTGCTGCCACCTCTTCGCCGCCACGACCCTTCGCGAGGTCGGCGACTTCGACATCCGTCTGTCGCCCTCCCAATACGATGACCTGGACCACGATCTGCGCGGGCTTTTGAAAAATCGCGTCCCCATCTATCAGGGACATCTGCGCGTGGCGCACCGCAAACAGACCGGCAGCCAGGGACGGCCCGGCGGACGGCACTACGCGGCCGGATTCGCCAACCAGTTCAAACTGCACCAGTTTCATTCCAGTGAGGAGTTTGAAACAATGGCCCGGGCCGCTTTCGACGCGGCCTTTCGCGACGCGTGCTCGAAACGGGCATGGCTTGGGGAACGATGA
- a CDS encoding chemotaxis protein, producing the protein MSHTNILLEAGTNELEIVEFFIDEIVDSKDGGPPKVYKGYYGVNVAKVLEIIRLPRVTEMPEVSHPSVLGAFNLRSHIIPLVDLSVWLDKQRAPTDSPKVIVTEFNNVTTSFLVTGVTRIHRMSWEAVEPPNRYVSSLSGDCITGVVKLEDRIVFLLDLEKIVADLNPNLGLKLDMSIEWNASARYRALIADDSVLIREMLKDLLNKANFDVEAVQNGREAWDLLVRLKNRAEESNRPLTDYLQVVVADIEMPSMDGHNLTKRIKDDPYLRQLPVILFSSLITDKLRHKGEAVGADDQISKPDVAQLAIRAKNLIQEKLATATAA; encoded by the coding sequence ATGTCCCATACGAACATTCTGCTTGAAGCCGGCACCAACGAACTGGAAATCGTCGAGTTCTTCATCGACGAGATCGTTGACTCCAAAGACGGTGGTCCACCCAAGGTTTACAAAGGCTATTACGGGGTCAACGTGGCCAAGGTGCTGGAGATCATCCGGCTTCCCCGGGTCACGGAGATGCCCGAGGTCTCGCACCCCAGCGTGCTTGGCGCGTTCAACCTGCGCTCGCACATCATTCCCCTGGTGGATTTGAGCGTGTGGCTGGACAAACAGCGGGCCCCCACCGATTCCCCAAAGGTCATCGTCACGGAGTTCAACAACGTGACCACCTCGTTTCTGGTCACCGGGGTGACCCGCATCCACCGCATGAGCTGGGAGGCCGTGGAGCCGCCCAACCGGTACGTCTCATCCTTGAGCGGGGACTGCATCACCGGCGTGGTCAAGCTCGAGGACCGCATCGTGTTTCTTTTGGACCTGGAAAAGATCGTGGCCGATTTGAACCCCAATCTGGGACTCAAACTGGACATGAGCATCGAGTGGAACGCGTCGGCCAGATACCGGGCGCTTATCGCCGACGATTCCGTTCTTATCCGGGAGATGCTCAAGGACCTTTTAAACAAGGCCAATTTCGACGTGGAGGCCGTGCAAAACGGACGCGAGGCCTGGGACCTGCTTGTGCGCCTCAAGAACCGCGCCGAGGAAAGCAACAGGCCCCTGACGGACTATCTGCAGGTGGTGGTGGCGGACATCGAGATGCCGTCCATGGACGGCCACAACCTGACCAAGCGCATCAAGGACGACCCGTATTTGCGGCAGCTCCCGGTCATCCTGTTCTCGTCGCTGATCACGGACAAGCTGCGCCACAAGGGCGAGGCCGTGGGCGCGGACGATCAGATTTCCAAACCCGACGTGGCGCAACTGGCCATACGGGCCAAGAACCTCATCCAGGAAAAGCTGGCGACGGCCACGGCGGCCTAA
- a CDS encoding tRNA dihydrouridine synthase, whose translation MAGFSDLAFRMLCRENGCAAAVTEMVSAKGLFFGSPGTSRLLATCPGDAPLVAQLFGSEPDYLARAVFWLSQRGFRHFDLNAGCPVPKVARSGAGAALLDDPGRLENIVRAMVGAAGEAFPGASPMVGVKLRLGVRPPQPVCLEIGPRLVEAGASWLTLHPRFATQGYAGRSDWTAIARLVRLVPVPVMASGDLWTAEDGAACLAATGAAGVMFARGALADPRIFSDLKTRLAGEAARVPNGPDMAALIRRHAALVRALDPSPRGLLKMRTAVPRYLKGLEGSRALRARVCGCSTWEDIEATAEETARLSPAART comes from the coding sequence ATGGCCGGTTTTTCCGACCTGGCCTTCCGGATGCTGTGCCGCGAAAACGGCTGCGCCGCGGCCGTGACCGAGATGGTAAGCGCCAAGGGACTTTTTTTCGGTTCCCCGGGGACCTCGCGACTCCTGGCCACCTGCCCGGGGGATGCGCCCCTGGTGGCCCAACTGTTCGGTTCCGAGCCGGACTATCTGGCCCGGGCCGTTTTCTGGCTTTCGCAACGCGGATTCCGGCATTTCGACCTCAACGCCGGATGTCCGGTGCCCAAGGTGGCCAGGTCCGGGGCCGGGGCCGCGCTTCTGGACGATCCCGGACGTCTCGAGAACATCGTGCGGGCCATGGTCGGCGCGGCCGGTGAGGCCTTTCCCGGGGCCTCGCCCATGGTCGGGGTCAAGCTGCGGCTTGGGGTCAGGCCGCCACAACCCGTCTGCCTTGAGATCGGTCCGCGCCTGGTCGAGGCCGGGGCGTCCTGGCTGACCCTGCATCCACGGTTCGCGACCCAGGGCTATGCCGGCCGGTCCGACTGGACGGCCATCGCCCGGCTTGTCCGCCTGGTTCCGGTCCCGGTCATGGCCAGCGGCGACCTGTGGACGGCCGAGGACGGCGCGGCCTGCCTGGCCGCGACAGGCGCGGCCGGGGTCATGTTCGCCAGGGGAGCCCTGGCCGATCCGCGCATCTTTTCGGACCTCAAGACCCGGCTGGCCGGGGAGGCGGCGCGCGTCCCAAACGGCCCGGACATGGCCGCGCTGATCCGCCGGCACGCCGCACTGGTGCGCGCCCTGGACCCCTCGCCCCGGGGGCTTCTGAAAATGCGCACGGCCGTGCCCCGCTACCTCAAGGGGCTGGAGGGATCGCGCGCCTTGCGCGCCCGGGTATGCGGGTGTAGCACTTGGGAGGACATTGAGGCCACGGCCGAAGAGACGGCCCGGCTTTCGCCGGCGGCCCGGACGTAA
- a CDS encoding 6-pyruvoyl trahydropterin synthase family protein — protein MDAKGREKGGQGAYLLTVTGEFAAAHCLRHYGGPCENLHGHNFAVEAVVRGEKLEPKVDILMDFKELKSRLGAVTAELDHCHLNELPAFDKRNPSSEMLARYIFEGLKTRLADVPRVTLVSVSVSEKASSKATYMEI, from the coding sequence GTGGATGCGAAGGGTCGGGAGAAAGGCGGCCAGGGCGCGTACCTGCTCACGGTGACCGGAGAGTTCGCGGCGGCCCACTGTCTGCGCCACTACGGCGGGCCGTGCGAGAACCTGCACGGCCACAACTTCGCCGTGGAGGCCGTGGTGCGGGGCGAAAAACTCGAGCCCAAAGTGGACATCCTCATGGATTTCAAGGAATTGAAGTCCCGCCTGGGGGCCGTTACGGCCGAGTTGGATCATTGCCACTTAAACGAACTGCCCGCGTTTGATAAACGCAATCCGTCCTCGGAGATGCTGGCCCGGTACATCTTCGAGGGCCTGAAAACCCGATTGGCCGACGTTCCCCGGGTGACCCTGGTCAGCGTCTCCGTGTCCGAGAAGGCCTCGAGCAAGGCCACCTACATGGAGATCTGA
- a CDS encoding CgeB family protein, with protein sequence MTDSFPYQAEAVTRDGALADVRLTLDGKSRHLFGRAARRDEQRLIQTLAPGGPSRPPPGVLPVLVGSGLGVALADLLAAIGSGNAQTPCPWVAVVDKEAPILDITGLRQAVAGDPRVAWLDHPDPVEVLAGLDALAAATGRRLAALAQPAYPRLHPGYYGLIRQGLATRAHDLTGPDRPAQSPVRDPLAACRYPRFRQDLPRVLLLTSRLFLSGEVTAACARLGAPCRYVEIGADEQDAEDFLARALAAVAAFRPDFVMTFNHLCMDREGVLSDLLTRLELPLASWFADNPDLMLGRFVRPFPSHAAAFTWDADTVAGLARGGCENAFYLPLAADVARFRPPRRVDTDHPQGLSVSFVGNSMLIKTRKRMECAAPHPELAGRLEALGREFGQSPDRFVPDFLAARHPELCGHYRDLGTIERTLAFDTAVVWEATRQYRRDCLARAMPFFPTIVGDAGWLETFPDEGRSWRRLPEMAYYNQLPEFYPQCAVNLNITSRQMKGAVNQRVFDVPACGAFLLTDRQEQMDALFTPGRETVSYAHPDELPDLVRHYLGHPGERRRIALAARRRILAEHSYDRRMETLFSTMRRLFAG encoded by the coding sequence ATGACCGATTCCTTCCCCTACCAGGCCGAGGCCGTCACCCGTGACGGCGCGCTTGCCGACGTCCGGCTGACCCTGGACGGAAAATCCCGCCATCTTTTCGGCCGCGCCGCCCGGCGGGACGAACAACGCCTGATCCAAACCCTGGCCCCCGGCGGACCGTCACGCCCGCCGCCCGGCGTGCTGCCGGTCCTTGTCGGCTCGGGCCTGGGTGTGGCCCTGGCCGATCTGCTGGCGGCCATAGGATCCGGGAACGCCCAGACGCCTTGTCCCTGGGTGGCCGTGGTGGACAAAGAGGCGCCCATCCTGGACATCACCGGCCTGCGCCAGGCCGTGGCGGGCGATCCCCGGGTGGCCTGGCTGGACCACCCCGATCCCGTCGAGGTCCTGGCCGGACTCGACGCGCTTGCGGCCGCGACCGGACGGCGGCTTGCGGCCCTGGCCCAGCCCGCCTACCCGCGTCTTCACCCCGGATACTACGGCCTGATCCGGCAGGGCCTGGCGACCCGGGCGCACGACCTGACCGGACCGGACCGTCCGGCGCAATCCCCGGTCCGCGATCCCCTGGCCGCCTGCCGCTATCCCAGGTTCCGGCAGGACCTCCCCCGGGTCTTGCTCCTCACCTCCCGGCTTTTCCTCTCCGGCGAGGTGACCGCCGCCTGCGCCCGCCTGGGCGCGCCGTGCCGGTACGTGGAGATCGGCGCGGACGAACAGGACGCCGAGGACTTCCTGGCCCGGGCGCTCGCGGCCGTGGCCGCCTTCCGGCCGGATTTCGTCATGACCTTCAACCACCTGTGCATGGACCGGGAGGGGGTGCTGTCCGATCTGCTCACCCGCCTGGAACTTCCCCTGGCCTCCTGGTTCGCCGACAACCCAGACCTCATGCTCGGACGTTTCGTCCGGCCCTTTCCCTCCCATGCCGCGGCCTTCACCTGGGACGCGGACACCGTGGCCGGCCTGGCCCGAGGCGGATGCGAAAACGCCTTTTACCTGCCCCTGGCCGCCGACGTGGCCCGGTTCCGGCCGCCGCGCCGCGTGGATACGGATCATCCCCAAGGCTTAAGCGTGTCTTTCGTGGGCAACTCCATGCTCATAAAAACCAGAAAACGCATGGAATGCGCCGCGCCCCACCCGGAGCTGGCCGGCCGCCTGGAAGCCCTTGGCCGCGAGTTCGGGCAAAGCCCGGATCGCTTTGTGCCCGACTTCCTGGCCGCCCGCCATCCCGAACTCTGTGGCCATTACCGGGACCTGGGCACCATCGAACGCACCCTGGCCTTCGACACCGCCGTGGTCTGGGAGGCCACCCGCCAGTATCGTCGGGACTGCCTGGCCCGGGCCATGCCCTTTTTCCCCACCATCGTGGGTGATGCGGGCTGGCTCGAGACCTTCCCGGACGAGGGCCGGTCCTGGCGGCGGCTGCCGGAGATGGCCTACTACAACCAACTGCCGGAATTCTATCCCCAGTGCGCGGTCAACCTGAATATCACCAGCCGCCAGATGAAGGGCGCGGTGAACCAGCGGGTCTTCGACGTCCCGGCCTGCGGGGCGTTTCTTTTGACCGACCGCCAGGAACAGATGGACGCCCTGTTCACCCCGGGCCGGGAGACTGTCTCCTACGCCCATCCGGACGAGCTGCCGGATCTGGTTCGGCACTACCTGGGCCATCCCGGGGAGCGTCGCCGCATCGCCCTGGCCGCCAGACGCCGCATCCTGGCCGAACACAGCTACGACCGACGCATGGAAACGCTTTTTTCCACCATGCGCCGCCTGTTTGCGGGATGA